The genome window TTCCCTGGAGTTGCTGAGTAGTCATGCCCCACCCTAAGCACGTTCCCCCGGGGCCAGTGCAAGCCCTGTTCGCCGCGGGCGGGGACGTATCCCCTTCATTGACCCCGTGGTATCCCGGGGCTAGCCTCTGCAAGGTTAGAAACGAAAATGTCATGAGCATCACTCAGACAACGCAACCGCCGGTTGATCAGGCACCTCTGATCAACGGCGACCCGGAGAGGGACCGCACCGTCATGCCCAACGTCCTTGATCGAGAGGCCATTGTCGCCCCTCGACAATTCAACCGCTGGCTCATCCCGGCCGCCGCACTGGCGATTCACCTGTGCATCGGCCAGGTGTACGCCTTCAGCGTCTTCAAGATCCCGATGATGGGCCATTTCGAGGCCGGCGACGTGGCGGTCGGCTGGATCTTCTCCGTGGCCATCGCCATGCTCGGCCTGTCTGCGGCCTTCGGAGGCACGTGGGTCGAGCGTTCCGGACCGCGAAAGTCGATGGTCGTGGCCGGCAGCTTCTGGGTCGTCGGCTTCCTCGTCGCCACCGTGGGCATCGCCACCGGTCAGCTCTGGCTCGTCTACCTCGGCTACGGCGTGATCGGCGGCATCGGCCTCGGCATCGGGTACATCTCCCCCGTGTCCACGCTGATGAAGTGGTTCCCCGACCGTCCCGGCCTGGCCACCGGCCTGGCGATCATGGGCTTCGGCGGTGGCGCGTTGATCGCCAGCCCGATGTCCAACAGCCTGATGGCTCTCTTCGGTGGTGGCACCGAGCCGGAGCAGCTCCAGAGCGGTCTGATGCAGACCTTCCTCACCCTGGCCATCGTCTATGCCGTGGTCATCGCGCTCGGTGCCTTGGTGATCCGTGTTCCCCACCCGGATTGGAAGCCTGCTGGCTGGAACCCGTCGGAGGCCGCCGCCAAGCCGATGCAGACCACGGCGAATGTGTCTGCCAGTTCGTCCATCAAGACTCCGCAGTTCTGGCTGCTGTGGATCGTGCTGTTCTGCAACGTGACCGCCGGCATCGGCATCCTGGAGAACGCCGCCCCCATGATCCAGGGGTACTTCGATTGGATCACCCCGGCCGCCGCCGCCGGCTTCGTGGGTCTGCTGTCCATCGCCAACATGGCCGGCCGCTTCGTGTGGTCCACCACCTCGGACTACTGGGGCCGCAAGAACAACTACATGATGTACCTCGGCATCGGACTGGCCATGTACCTGATCATCGCTCTGATGGGCGGGGCCAACCTGGTGGTCTTCATCGTCGCCACCATGGTCATCATCTCCTTCTACGGCGGCGGGTTCTCCACGGTTCCGGCGTACCTGAAGGACATGTTCGGCGTCTTCCAGGTCGGCGCCATCCACGGCCGCCTGCTGACCGCCTGGTCCGCGGCAGGCATCGCAGGGCCACTGATCGTCAACAGCCTGATCGAGTCCCAGGCCGCGGCTGGCAAGACCGGTGCCGACCTGTACACGGTCTCGCTGTTCATCATGGTCGGCCTGCTGGCCGTCGGTTTCATCGCCAATCTGCTGGTCCGTCCAGTGGCCGAGAAGCACCACATCTCCGAGGACGAGATCCGCGAGAAGGAGCATGCCAAGTGAGCACCCGCAACGAGAACACCCCGGACAGCCGGTCCCACGCCGAGGCGGCGGCCGGCGGAAGCAGCCCGGCCATGGACACCGGCGGCACCTACCGCGCCGTGGCCGTCTTCCTCGCCGTGATCGTCGTCGCCGCCCTGGCGTACGGCCTGGTCCAGACGGCGATCAAGGCCTCTGCCCTCTTCACCGGCTGAGGCCGAACACCACGGGCGCCAACGACCACCGACGATCGGACCGGGGGCCATGCACTGACACCAGTGCACGGCCCCCGGCCCGTCCGCATGCCGCAGAATCAGTCGGGTATCAGCTGGCGGCGAGACGCTGCTGCTCCGCCGCCACGTCGAAATCGGCCGGCGGCCAATCGAGGCCCATGCTCTCCAGCACCGTGATCATCAGCTCCTGGACGGCGATCCGGGAGTACCACTTGCGGTTGGCCGGGACGATGAACCAGGGAGCCTCATCGGTGTCCGTCTCAGCGATGGCGGCCCGGTACACCTCCATGTAGTCGTCCCAATAGGCGCGTTCGTCCACGTCCGAGGGGCTGTACTTCCAGAACTTTTCCGGGCGCTCCAGGC of Citricoccus sp. K5 contains these proteins:
- a CDS encoding OFA family MFS transporter; its protein translation is MPNVLDREAIVAPRQFNRWLIPAAALAIHLCIGQVYAFSVFKIPMMGHFEAGDVAVGWIFSVAIAMLGLSAAFGGTWVERSGPRKSMVVAGSFWVVGFLVATVGIATGQLWLVYLGYGVIGGIGLGIGYISPVSTLMKWFPDRPGLATGLAIMGFGGGALIASPMSNSLMALFGGGTEPEQLQSGLMQTFLTLAIVYAVVIALGALVIRVPHPDWKPAGWNPSEAAAKPMQTTANVSASSSIKTPQFWLLWIVLFCNVTAGIGILENAAPMIQGYFDWITPAAAAGFVGLLSIANMAGRFVWSTTSDYWGRKNNYMMYLGIGLAMYLIIALMGGANLVVFIVATMVIISFYGGGFSTVPAYLKDMFGVFQVGAIHGRLLTAWSAAGIAGPLIVNSLIESQAAAGKTGADLYTVSLFIMVGLLAVGFIANLLVRPVAEKHHISEDEIREKEHAK